Proteins from a genomic interval of Croceicoccus naphthovorans:
- a CDS encoding patatin-like protein has product MREKELRIALVCYGGVSLAVYMHGVTKEVLKLAEASRAFREDEPAPSGSPAAYHRLLQSIRRHGGTRLRIVPDILSGTSAGGMNAVFLAQALLTGRSLDPLTRLWLDCADSDVLLAPEARPGHRFSKIWAQPLVEWALRRPGNAVSRTVAPETRAEVRAKLSRLMRSRWFAPPFSGIVFSRLIDDALTAMRDQPPGQPLVPEGHPLDLFVTTTDFRGYRAPLHVNSPADATEAEHRLSISFRAHGGEAEMAARPELVMAARATASFPGAFPPLVLSEIDELAEERWFEWPGRDLFLRRIMPHHVHAGDLDSVALIDGAVLVGAPFAQAISALENRPASREVDRRFVYIDPHPDFRLGGMRSETRPIGFFTAIFGALSSIPREQPIRDDLERIARHSADAMRIRGIIDALRPEVEATVDKLLGRTLFLNRPNADRLTKWRRRAQQAAAERAGFAFHSYAQAKYAGILDGLANLICRAIEADPPEQTAVVSSLMRHFEAQGLVTLAAPGGGANDDAIAFFRMHDIGFRTRRLRLMARRLAPGDIGGELEPETREIAREAIYKALSLYRKLEQIEALGRDFAGIAEQVLTDPRAVLTAIAEKRNLKDTDPQVDSILADGLSPLPREQRRKLLLTYLGFPFYDIATLPLLGARGLDEFDPIKVDRISPEDASTIRPGGAVASLRGIEFYNFGAFFSRAYRENDYLWGRLHGAERLIDITASTLAGEGVVPQEEIVAIKREAFLAILEEERQAKLCRSGLIERLETEVRERLG; this is encoded by the coding sequence ATGCGGGAGAAGGAACTACGGATCGCGCTCGTCTGCTACGGCGGGGTCAGCCTTGCCGTCTATATGCATGGCGTGACGAAAGAGGTCCTGAAGCTGGCCGAGGCGAGCCGGGCTTTCCGTGAGGATGAGCCGGCCCCATCGGGATCGCCCGCCGCCTACCACCGTCTCTTGCAGTCGATCCGCCGTCACGGCGGCACGCGGCTGCGGATCGTGCCCGACATCCTGTCGGGCACCAGCGCCGGGGGCATGAACGCGGTGTTTCTGGCGCAGGCCCTGCTGACCGGGCGTTCGCTCGATCCGCTGACGCGGCTGTGGCTGGATTGTGCCGACAGCGATGTTTTGCTGGCACCAGAGGCGCGACCCGGACATCGATTCTCGAAAATCTGGGCGCAACCGCTGGTCGAGTGGGCCTTGCGCCGCCCCGGCAATGCGGTCAGCCGCACTGTTGCGCCGGAAACGCGGGCCGAAGTGCGGGCCAAACTCTCACGCCTGATGCGCAGCCGATGGTTCGCGCCGCCCTTCTCCGGGATCGTTTTTTCGCGGCTGATCGATGATGCCCTGACCGCGATGCGTGACCAACCTCCGGGTCAGCCGCTGGTGCCTGAGGGCCATCCGCTCGACCTCTTCGTTACGACGACGGACTTTCGCGGCTATCGCGCGCCGCTCCACGTCAACAGCCCTGCCGACGCGACCGAGGCCGAGCATCGCCTGTCCATTTCATTTCGCGCACACGGCGGCGAAGCAGAGATGGCCGCCCGCCCAGAACTGGTCATGGCCGCGCGCGCCACGGCCAGCTTTCCCGGAGCTTTCCCGCCGCTGGTCCTGTCGGAGATCGATGAGCTTGCGGAGGAGCGCTGGTTCGAATGGCCGGGGCGCGACCTTTTCTTGCGCCGGATCATGCCCCACCATGTCCATGCAGGCGATCTGGATAGCGTGGCGCTCATCGATGGGGCCGTGCTGGTCGGCGCGCCCTTTGCGCAGGCCATCTCCGCGCTGGAAAACCGGCCAGCTTCACGCGAGGTTGACCGGCGTTTCGTCTACATCGACCCGCACCCCGATTTCCGTCTTGGCGGGATGCGGAGCGAGACGCGTCCCATAGGTTTCTTCACTGCGATCTTCGGCGCGTTGTCCTCGATCCCGCGCGAACAGCCGATCCGCGACGATCTGGAGCGAATCGCCCGCCATTCGGCCGATGCCATGCGGATACGCGGGATTATCGACGCCCTGCGCCCAGAGGTGGAGGCAACGGTCGACAAGCTGCTGGGCCGAACGCTTTTCCTCAACCGACCCAATGCCGACCGCCTGACCAAATGGCGCAGGCGCGCGCAGCAGGCGGCGGCGGAAAGGGCCGGGTTCGCGTTCCATTCCTATGCGCAGGCGAAATACGCCGGTATCCTTGACGGACTGGCGAACCTGATCTGCCGCGCGATAGAGGCCGATCCGCCCGAACAGACCGCCGTGGTCAGTAGCCTGATGCGCCATTTCGAGGCGCAGGGTCTGGTGACTCTGGCTGCCCCCGGCGGCGGTGCGAACGATGACGCCATCGCGTTTTTCCGCATGCACGACATCGGCTTTCGCACACGGCGATTGCGCCTGATGGCGCGCCGTCTGGCACCGGGCGATATTGGCGGAGAGCTGGAGCCGGAGACACGAGAAATCGCGCGAGAGGCGATTTACAAGGCGCTATCGCTCTATCGCAAGCTGGAGCAGATCGAGGCGCTGGGCCGCGATTTCGCCGGGATTGCCGAGCAAGTGCTGACCGATCCGAGGGCAGTTCTGACCGCAATTGCCGAGAAACGGAACCTGAAGGACACCGATCCACAGGTCGACTCGATCCTTGCCGATGGCCTGTCCCCCCTTCCTCGAGAACAGCGGCGCAAACTCCTACTGACCTACCTCGGCTTTCCATTTTACGACATCGCCACGCTCCCGCTGCTCGGCGCGAGGGGTTTGGATGAGTTCGATCCGATCAAAGTCGATCGCATCTCGCCCGAAGACGCCAGCACCATCCGCCCCGGCGGTGCGGTCGCCAGCTTGCGGGGGATCGAGTTCTACAACTTCGGCGCGTTCTTCAGCCGCGCCTATCGTGAAAACGACTATCTGTGGGGCAGATTGCACGGGGCGGAACGATTGATCGACATTACGGCATCGACCCTCGCGGGCGAAGGCGTGGTGCCGCAAGAAGAGATCGTGGCGATCAAGCGCGAGGCTTTCCTCGCGATCTTGGAGGAAGAGCGTCAGGCCAAGTTATGCCGGAGCGGTCTGATCGAGCGGTTGGAAACCGAGGTGCGCGAACGGTTGGGCTGA
- the radA gene encoding DNA repair protein RadA — MAKPKRRYVCQACGSVSNRWQGQCADCAEWNTLVEEAPETVFSAKHDLSGGGRAITFVSLDTPEPLPVRRKTGLAEFDRALGGGLVPGSAVLMGGDPGIGKSTLLLQTAAAIARSGGSVVYISGEEASGQVRLRAERLGLANAPIKLASATSVRDILTTLGGMESPDLLVIDSIQTMHSDRIEGAPGTVSQVRGCAQELIRFAKTSDCAMVMVGHVTKDGNIAGPRVLEHMVDVVMSFEGERSHQYRVLRAIKNRFGAVDEIGVFAMEGAGLAEVSNPSSLFLSGRDEPLAGSAVFPALEGTRPVLVEIQALIVRLQSGATPRRAVVGWDSGRLAMLLAVLESRCGLSFSTAEVYLNVAGGYRLTDPAADLAVAAALISALSDNPLAARSVWFGEVSLAGEIRPVAHSSIRLREAAKLGFDVAFGPSDGGKNGGNGGGVNFHGLTTVLNLVDRILGSK, encoded by the coding sequence ATGGCCAAACCGAAACGCCGATATGTCTGCCAGGCTTGCGGCAGCGTCTCTAACCGCTGGCAGGGGCAATGTGCCGACTGCGCCGAATGGAATACGCTGGTAGAAGAAGCGCCGGAAACGGTGTTCTCCGCCAAGCACGACCTGTCGGGCGGGGGCAGGGCGATTACTTTCGTATCACTCGATACGCCAGAGCCCTTGCCGGTGCGGCGCAAGACCGGGCTGGCGGAGTTTGACCGCGCGCTGGGCGGCGGGCTTGTGCCGGGCAGTGCGGTTCTGATGGGCGGCGATCCGGGGATCGGCAAGTCAACCCTGCTGTTGCAAACGGCGGCAGCGATTGCGCGCAGCGGCGGCAGCGTCGTCTATATCAGCGGTGAGGAGGCATCGGGGCAGGTTAGGCTGCGGGCGGAGAGGCTTGGGCTGGCCAATGCGCCCATCAAGTTGGCCTCTGCCACGTCGGTCCGCGACATCCTGACGACATTGGGCGGGATGGAATCGCCCGACCTGTTGGTGATCGATTCGATCCAGACGATGCATTCGGACCGGATAGAGGGCGCGCCGGGGACGGTCAGTCAGGTGCGCGGCTGTGCGCAGGAACTGATCCGCTTTGCCAAGACCAGCGACTGCGCGATGGTCATGGTCGGCCACGTCACCAAGGACGGTAACATCGCCGGTCCGCGGGTGCTGGAACACATGGTCGACGTGGTGATGAGTTTTGAGGGGGAACGCTCGCACCAGTACCGCGTGTTACGGGCAATCAAGAACCGCTTTGGCGCGGTGGACGAGATCGGCGTGTTCGCAATGGAGGGAGCAGGGCTGGCCGAAGTCTCCAACCCGTCCAGTCTGTTTCTGTCGGGCCGCGACGAACCGTTGGCGGGAAGCGCAGTGTTCCCGGCGCTGGAGGGCACGCGGCCCGTTCTGGTCGAGATTCAGGCGCTGATCGTGCGATTGCAATCTGGGGCAACGCCGCGGCGTGCAGTCGTGGGCTGGGACTCGGGGCGGCTGGCGATGTTGCTGGCGGTGCTCGAATCGCGCTGCGGGCTGAGCTTTTCGACGGCGGAGGTCTACCTCAATGTCGCGGGCGGCTATCGCCTGACCGATCCGGCGGCGGATCTTGCGGTGGCGGCGGCGCTTATCTCTGCGCTGTCGGATAATCCGCTGGCCGCGCGGTCGGTGTGGTTTGGGGAGGTATCGCTGGCGGGCGAGATCCGACCGGTCGCGCATTCGTCGATCCGTTTGCGCGAAGCGGCAAAGCTGGGGTTCGACGTCGCATTCGGTCCGTCGGACGGCGGGAAAAACGGGGGGAATGGAGGCGGCGTGAACTTTCACGGTCTCACAACCGTGCTTAATCTCGTTGACCGGATATTAGGTAGTAAATAG
- a CDS encoding CvpA family protein: MTAFDIAVLVIVALSALGGLSRGFVHEVLALAAWVAAVVAIYLFHGVLTDLILGFFADNGLNAALVAFILLLLVPLFVMRALARWAGSKTRESALGFVDRVLGLGFGLVKGIVLVVLTFSIIALGYDTAWSAEGRPEWVTKARVYPFVHAASNELVDTVSKRKDLLLEEREAAQKEEA; encoded by the coding sequence ATGACGGCATTCGATATCGCGGTCCTTGTGATCGTTGCCCTTTCGGCCCTTGGCGGCCTTTCGCGCGGTTTCGTGCACGAGGTGCTGGCGCTGGCCGCATGGGTCGCGGCGGTTGTTGCAATCTATTTGTTTCATGGCGTTTTGACCGATCTGATCCTCGGTTTTTTTGCCGACAACGGGCTGAATGCAGCGTTGGTGGCGTTCATCCTGCTGCTTCTGGTGCCGCTCTTCGTGATGCGGGCACTGGCGCGTTGGGCCGGGTCGAAGACGCGGGAATCGGCTCTGGGCTTTGTCGATCGCGTGCTCGGTCTGGGATTTGGACTGGTGAAAGGGATCGTGCTGGTCGTGCTGACCTTCTCGATCATCGCGCTGGGCTATGACACCGCGTGGAGCGCCGAGGGGCGGCCTGAATGGGTCACCAAGGCGCGGGTTTATCCCTTCGTGCATGCGGCCAGCAACGAGCTGGTGGACACGGTATCGAAGCGTAAAGACCTTTTGCTGGAGGAGCGCGAGGCAGCGCAAAAGGAAGAGGCGTGA
- a CDS encoding iron-sulfur cluster assembly scaffold protein has protein sequence MSAERLYTPEVLAAAVSLAARPLDPRFELRGTARSASCGSQLELGLLLDDAGTVSDIGIAARACAIGQASAAIFADGVTGKTASDIDRARMDLAAWLVGKDAKPDWPGLDLIAPARAYPARHGAIMLSWIAACRALGRVEA, from the coding sequence GTGAGCGCGGAGCGGCTCTATACGCCCGAAGTGCTGGCGGCGGCGGTATCGCTGGCCGCGCGCCCGCTTGATCCGCGCTTCGAACTGCGCGGAACGGCACGCTCGGCAAGTTGCGGCAGCCAGTTGGAACTAGGGCTGTTGCTCGATGACGCGGGCACTGTTTCCGATATCGGGATCGCCGCCCGCGCCTGTGCAATCGGTCAGGCGAGTGCGGCCATTTTTGCCGACGGCGTTACTGGCAAAACAGCGAGCGATATCGATAGGGCTCGAATGGATTTGGCCGCATGGCTGGTTGGCAAGGATGCCAAGCCCGACTGGCCCGGCCTCGATCTGATCGCACCTGCCCGGGCCTATCCGGCGCGGCACGGCGCGATCATGTTGTCGTGGATCGCGGCATGCCGGGCGTTGGGCAGGGTGGAGGCCTGA
- a CDS encoding MFS transporter gives MASEPDGELSQSDTKLVVGASSVGTIFEWYDFFIYGTLSGLIGAAFFPGDNAVLQTLLVWAGFAIGFGFRPLGAILFGYLGDKLGRKYTFLVTVTLMGVATAGVGLVPSAESIGLLAPAIVILLRILQGLALGGEYGGAAIYVAEHAAPEKRGFYTSFIQASVVGGFVLSIIVVLLCRWFIPAEVFADWGWRVPFLISILLLGVSLWMRLKLSESPVFRAMKAAGETAANPFVESFTYPGNPRRIFVALFGVTAGLTTIWYTAFFSTLSFLKGPMKVEDETVEFIMLVAGLISMSFYVIIGKWSDKIGRKKPIVWGNAAILILMFPLMWGIGALANPELARSAERNPVVVSGPDCSYNPFADLTGDEQSDCGRLLETLTGAGVSYELAEANAVAMTVGGRAVDLSGIDWTDGAARKDVVLGALQQDGYNFEKQVPPFANIVGIVGLILVFGFLSAANYGGVAALLAEMFPPRIRYSSMSIPYHIGAGYFGGFLPLIAGYIIAKTGNPYSGLWYTWVFVAISLVVAAWGLKGGPPRDFEDSETTA, from the coding sequence GTGGCAAGTGAACCGGATGGCGAACTCAGCCAGTCCGACACGAAACTGGTGGTGGGCGCATCGTCGGTCGGCACCATCTTCGAATGGTACGATTTCTTCATTTACGGCACGCTTTCGGGCCTGATCGGCGCGGCGTTCTTTCCCGGTGACAACGCGGTTTTGCAGACCCTGCTCGTCTGGGCCGGGTTCGCCATCGGCTTCGGGTTTCGTCCGCTTGGCGCGATCCTGTTCGGTTATCTGGGTGACAAGCTGGGGCGCAAGTACACGTTCCTCGTCACCGTCACGCTGATGGGCGTGGCGACGGCGGGGGTCGGGCTGGTTCCTTCGGCGGAAAGCATCGGCCTGCTCGCGCCCGCCATCGTGATCCTGTTGCGCATCCTGCAGGGGCTGGCGCTGGGGGGCGAATATGGCGGCGCGGCGATCTACGTTGCCGAACATGCGGCGCCGGAAAAGCGCGGTTTCTATACCTCGTTCATTCAGGCGAGCGTCGTCGGCGGCTTCGTGCTGTCGATCATCGTCGTGCTCTTGTGTCGCTGGTTCATTCCGGCGGAGGTGTTTGCCGACTGGGGCTGGCGCGTGCCGTTCCTCATTTCGATCCTGTTGCTTGGCGTATCGCTGTGGATGCGGCTGAAGCTTTCGGAAAGCCCGGTATTCCGCGCGATGAAGGCGGCTGGCGAGACGGCCGCGAACCCCTTCGTCGAAAGCTTTACTTATCCCGGCAATCCGAGGCGCATTTTCGTCGCACTGTTCGGCGTGACGGCAGGTTTGACGACGATCTGGTATACCGCGTTTTTCTCGACCTTGTCGTTCCTCAAAGGTCCGATGAAGGTCGAGGATGAGACGGTAGAGTTCATCATGCTGGTTGCCGGGCTGATCTCGATGTCGTTTTATGTGATCATCGGCAAATGGTCGGACAAGATCGGCCGAAAAAAGCCGATTGTCTGGGGCAACGCCGCGATTCTGATCCTGATGTTCCCGCTGATGTGGGGTATTGGCGCGCTCGCCAATCCCGAACTGGCGCGTTCGGCGGAGCGAAATCCGGTGGTCGTCAGCGGGCCGGACTGTAGCTATAACCCCTTCGCGGACCTGACCGGCGACGAGCAATCGGACTGCGGACGGTTGCTGGAAACGCTGACCGGGGCGGGTGTCTCGTACGAGTTGGCCGAGGCCAATGCGGTGGCCATGACGGTCGGCGGGCGCGCGGTAGATCTTTCCGGCATCGACTGGACCGATGGCGCGGCGCGCAAGGATGTCGTGCTCGGCGCATTACAGCAGGACGGGTACAATTTCGAAAAGCAGGTGCCGCCGTTTGCCAACATTGTCGGTATCGTAGGCCTGATCCTTGTCTTTGGGTTCCTTTCAGCGGCAAACTACGGCGGGGTTGCGGCTTTGCTGGCAGAGATGTTCCCACCGCGCATCCGGTACAGTTCCATGTCGATCCCCTATCACATCGGGGCGGGTTATTTCGGCGGGTTTTTGCCTCTGATCGCCGGGTATATCATTGCCAAGACGGGCAATCCCTATTCGGGGCTGTGGTATACGTGGGTCTTCGTCGCCATATCGCTTGTTGTCGCGGCGTGGGGCCTGAAGGGCGGTCCGCCGCGCGATTTTGAGGATAGCGAAACCACCGCCTGA
- the alr gene encoding alanine racemase, with protein sequence MSAKPHPEIPPPALRLSVDRAALAANWRALDAMSDRAATASAVKADAYGVGIHNAMPALLEAGCRDFYVAHWCEVVGALDHCDAASLAVLHGPVNAADCAYARATGVRPVLNSLQQVRIWLESGGGPCDLMVDTGMNRLGLRPEELGDPLVARLEVDVLMSHLACADEDSAANDHQRSAFAAILGTVPHHRASLANSAGIALGEAYRFDLTRPGLALYGGVPRHEMHGKLSQVVTPEAAILQVRHVPAGETVGYGGTYRATRDTAVGIVALGYADGYLRCWSDLGMLRSEGRKLPVIGRVSMDMTAIDLSAAPDLAEGDWVSVEYDLPSAAQKSGLSQYELLTVLGPRIRS encoded by the coding sequence ATGTCCGCCAAGCCGCACCCGGAAATACCCCCGCCCGCCCTGCGCCTGTCGGTCGATCGCGCCGCTCTGGCCGCGAACTGGCGCGCGCTTGATGCGATGTCAGACCGGGCGGCAACCGCGTCGGCTGTGAAGGCGGATGCCTATGGCGTGGGCATTCACAACGCAATGCCTGCGCTATTGGAAGCGGGATGCCGCGATTTCTACGTGGCGCATTGGTGTGAGGTTGTCGGGGCGCTGGACCATTGCGATGCGGCGTCGCTGGCCGTCCTGCATGGGCCGGTGAATGCTGCGGATTGCGCCTATGCGCGGGCGACCGGTGTGCGGCCAGTGCTCAACAGCTTGCAGCAGGTGCGCATCTGGCTGGAAAGTGGCGGAGGTCCCTGCGATCTGATGGTTGATACGGGCATGAACCGGCTCGGCCTGCGTCCAGAGGAATTGGGCGATCCGCTGGTGGCTCGGTTGGAAGTCGATGTCTTGATGTCGCACCTTGCCTGTGCAGATGAGGACAGTGCGGCGAATGACCACCAGCGGTCCGCCTTTGCAGCGATTTTGGGCACCGTCCCGCACCACCGGGCCAGCCTGGCCAACAGTGCGGGGATCGCGCTTGGCGAAGCGTATCGTTTCGACCTGACCCGTCCCGGCCTTGCGCTCTACGGCGGCGTGCCCCGGCACGAAATGCATGGCAAACTGTCGCAAGTCGTCACGCCAGAGGCCGCGATATTGCAAGTTCGCCACGTTCCTGCCGGAGAAACCGTCGGTTATGGTGGCACTTACCGCGCAACACGGGACACGGCGGTCGGCATCGTCGCGTTGGGCTATGCCGATGGCTATCTGCGGTGTTGGAGCGATCTGGGCATGTTGCGCAGCGAAGGGCGCAAATTACCCGTAATCGGCCGCGTTTCGATGGACATGACCGCGATCGACCTGTCCGCCGCCCCCGATCTCGCCGAAGGCGACTGGGTCTCGGTCGAGTACGATCTTCCTTCCGCCGCACAAAAAAGCGGGCTTAGCCAGTACGAGTTGCTGACCGTCCTTGGACCCAGAATTCGTAGCTGA
- the phaR gene encoding polyhydroxyalkanoate synthesis repressor PhaR, with protein MADTEKKDDVIIIKKYANRRLYNTDSSSYITLDHLAEMTRNGVDFQVIDAKSGADITHQILTQIIMDEEAGGSQMLPVSFLRDLIGMYGNSMQSMIPHYLEMSMQHFRENQLKMRKALEDSLGTNPLAKLAQQNMAMFQAATEAFMAARPNAGGEAAPAEGEEKSDELDTLRKQMSEMQKQLDKLGK; from the coding sequence GTGGCTGATACCGAGAAGAAAGATGATGTGATCATCATCAAGAAATACGCCAACCGGCGCCTCTATAACACCGACTCGTCCAGCTATATCACGCTGGATCACCTTGCCGAGATGACGCGCAACGGCGTCGATTTTCAGGTTATCGACGCGAAGAGCGGTGCGGATATCACCCACCAGATCCTGACCCAGATCATCATGGACGAAGAGGCCGGCGGTTCGCAGATGCTGCCCGTCAGTTTCCTGCGCGACCTGATCGGGATGTACGGCAATTCGATGCAGTCGATGATCCCGCACTACCTTGAAATGTCGATGCAGCATTTCCGCGAAAATCAGCTGAAGATGCGCAAGGCGCTGGAAGATAGCCTTGGCACCAACCCGCTGGCCAAGCTGGCGCAGCAGAACATGGCGATGTTCCAGGCCGCGACCGAAGCATTCATGGCCGCGCGCCCGAATGCCGGCGGCGAAGCCGCGCCCGCCGAGGGCGAGGAAAAATCGGACGAGCTGGACACGCTGCGCAAGCAGATGTCCGAAATGCAGAAGCAGCTGGACAAGCTGGGCAAGTAA